The Rhizobium favelukesii DNA segment TTGATGAGGTCAAGGAGATCGACCGGCACATCATGCCATTGTCGAAGCTGCCCGTGAACAGGCAACAGCGCTCCAGGAGATCAACACCGCCGTCAACACCATGGATCAGGGCACCCAGAAGAACGCTGCCATGGTGGTGGAGACCACGGCGGCAAGCCACGCGCTTGTATCCGAAGTGGTGGGAATCGCGGAGATGCTGCGGGAATTCAACATCGGCGAGAACAGGCAAAAGCCGACTTCCAGGCCCGAACCGGCCCCGGCGTTAAAAACAGCCGCGATGACCCAGAATATGACGGTTAAGAGATTGCAGGCGAAGGTCGCATAGCAACATCGCATCGCGTGGAAACGTTGCAGTCGCACGCGACAATTGAGAAGAGTTTTTATCTATCGCGATCCGGAACTGCGGCTGCTGCCGCAGTTCCGAGACTGAAGTAGGTTGGCGCCGGTGGAGTAAGAAGTAATTTTACTTCGAGGAGGTTGCACTGCCGGTCGACCAAGCGGCCACTGCGGAAAGCACTGAGCCAGCCCCCCCATCAGCCACAAAAACCACCGCTTTCCGGCGCAATCATCGTCTGCGCGCTTGCTTCATTCGCTATTCGGTTCGCCGACCGACGAGGTCGAAGTGAACTTCCGCAAGAAGGCGGGTCGAAAGCATTTGTCTGGTATGAGTGGGGATCCTCGCGCGGCGAGCGGTTCCCTCGGAGATCATCAGGCGGAGGAGCGATCGGTCGCTCGCAGCACGCTCGGGCGCTTCAGCATTTCCTCGTAGAAAGCGTTGAGCGGCGCGGGCAGATCGACGTTCAACGCTATGGCCCATTGCGTGACGTAAAACAGCGCCGCATCGGCGACCCCGGGGCGGGTGCCCGACAGCCACGGCGTCTCTCCCAAAAGAGCGGAGACATGGTGTAGACCGTCAGTCGCCACCTGCAGTCCATTGGCGCGCAATTCCTGCTGCGCCGCTGGCGATGAGACGAACTTGCCAGGCATGATGACTAGTGCAAAGCCGCGCATGTGAATCGTGCCTACGATGAACTCCATCACCTCCGTCACGCGCGCCGCAGCGTCGGGATCGTCGGGAAGGAGCCCGGCCTCGGGAAAGCGCCATGCAAGCCAGAGGGCGATGGCCTGGAACTCGGTCAGCACCGTCCCGTCGTCACGGAGTAGGGCGGGCACCTTGCCCTTGGGATTGACTGCCAGGGAGGCATCGTCGCGCTGGTGGCCGGATGACAGATCGATCGCCGAGACCTTGTGGGGGACGCCGATTTCCTCGAGGAGAACCCGGATGCCCAGCGAGCAGGATCTGGGAGCGTGAAAAAGTTGCATAAAACTGACCTTTGTTTCGGAAGGTGACGCGATCGTGTGGATCAGGCCTGCGCCAGGCTGAAGGCGAACTCGGTTTCCCAAGCCGCGAGTTCCGTGAGCTTCCATTCGCGCGGAGCCATCGGGAAGTGCCCGTGCCAGGGGCGTGCCTCGCACATGTTCAGTTCCGGGATGAACACGTCCATGTCGGTGTAGAGCTCGATCAGCACCTGGTCGGGGTCGTAGTGATAGCTGGCAATGTTGTGACCGGCGGTATGACGCGTTGGACCCCACTTCACCGGAAGACCGCGCTCGGCCAGCAGATCGCCTGCCATCGCGTGGCTGGCGTTGCCCTTTAGCTGGAAGGCTATGTGATGGACCCGCTGGTCCGGCATGCTCACCAGATTGACGACGTGGTGCTCGCGATTGCAGGTGATGAAATTGGAGATGCCCGCGATCGTATCGGTGAACCAGAAGCCCAGGAAGTCCATGAAGAACGTCTTCAGCTTCGGGCCTTCGGGCGAGATCACCGCCACATGTCCGAGCCGGAGGGGTGACACGCCGGTACGCTTGAAGCCGGGGGCGGGAGCATCGATGTCGGTATAGAGCTGCAGCGTTGTGCCGGGAACCGGCTCGACTTCGACCAGTTCGCGGATTCCCGGCTGACTGTCGGACTTGATCTGAGCGCCCAGGCCGAAGGCGCGCAGCTCGGCCACGAGCTGCCTGAGTTCGGTGCCGGGGTTGAGCTGGAAGCCGAGATGGCCCATCGCCTTGTGCATGGCTTGGCGCAGGACGATGTTGTGGTGCTCGTAGCCGATGGACAGATAGCTCTCTCCATCATGACCGGTCGCGGTCTCGCTCATGCCTATGGTTTCTGCGTAGTGATCCCTGGCGCGCATGACGTCGGGCGTTTCCAGCGCGACGTAGCCCAGTTGGAACACTCTCGGGGCGAATTGTTTGTGCACAGTTTCCTCCATTGAGATGGGTTATGTTTGGCGCCCCTCGGGCGCGGGTTGATGCCGGTTCCGCGATACCCGCGTTACCGAAACCTGGCTGCCGAAGGACCCGTGTGGAAGCGACGACGAGGTCCGCGCGGGAGCGGTTGCGTGGGTGATGTTCGAGGATCTCAGTGTCTGCGGCGGCAGCTCCGGTCAAAACGCGTACCCGACCTTGACGGCAGCGCTGAGGACGTCGTTGTCCGTGAAATTTCCGAACGAGCCCGAAGCATCGCCGAACTGGTAATAGGTTATGGCGCTGGTTATCTTCACCTTGTCCCTGGTGTAGATCGCGCCAAGTGTCGCGCCCACAGTCCGTCCGTTGCATCGATTGGTGCGTCAGCCGATATGCCGGTTTTCGGCTCGTAGGTCAGGGCCGTGAACCCCGCCCAGTTCTCGCTGAACATTTGCACTACGCCCAGTCTGTAGGTCGTCGTGTCGTTGAAGTGGGTGAGCGATCCCAGAGGATAGCCCGGCGGACTGGTCGTGGTTTCACTCCATTCGGCCCAGCGGACCGACGCGAAGACCAGCGTCGAAAGACTGACAGGGGCCTGGAGATCGACGTTGACCGATTGCGGCGTCTTGACGTTCGTCGTTCCTACGTAGGCACCGGACGTGTCCAGATCGTAGTCGATCGCGGAATTGTACGTGACGGCGATCCGGACATGGGCTTCGGGAATTTCGAAGGCGCCCCCGACCACGTAGCCGACCGCCCACGTGTCCTCGAACTCCACGTTGGCGAAACCGGCAGGCAGGCCGCCCGCAAAGACCGAGATGTCGGTGTTGCCGCCGAGGCGCTGGAGCCTGGGACCGCCGAACACGCTGAATCGATCCGTGAGTTTGTAGCGCAGCAAGCCTGTAATCGCGATCGACTCGACTTCCCCCGACAGGCCGGACAGAGGTCCGCGATCATACTGGAGTTTGCGCCCGTAGGGATTGTCGACGATGACTGCTCCCGAGAACTGCTCGTTTATGTCGTCCTTGAAGGCGCCATTGTAAAATGGAAGCGTGGGCGCGGTGTCGCCCGAAGCAAACGGCGGTCCGGCGGCGGTGATTTGTCCGGCCACATCCGCACCGCCGAGGCCGAGCCCGAACTCGGCGTAGCGCCCCGGTTCGAAAAGGACGTCGTTCGGTTGCCCCAGAATGTCGAAGCCTCCCGCCATCGCGGGCGTGATGAAAAGACAGCCGAAAAATCCGGTCAGCAATTTAGTAGTCTTCATGCAGGTCTCCCTCCTCCGAGACGTCCGCCTTTCCGCAACGCCCAAGGAATGGGCGTTTGCCACCATGCCTGCAGTCACTGCGCCTTTCCTCCAACCAGCCGTCTCCCCCAGACCGAGCGGCCGGACTGCGGCGACCCTCGAGCCCATGCCGCCTCCGGCGATCACGCTGCGGAGCGAGCTGCATCGACCCGCCCGTGCTGGTCCGCCTGGGATCACGCGTCCACGACTTCGAGCATCTGGCGGCCGAAATCGACCGTGCCGTCGTCGGTGCGCATTTCGGCGCGCATGACGTCGCCCGGCGCGAGGTAGCGCGCGTGCGCGGTCGCCTCCTGGGCGATCGCCTCCTTCCGCTCCGAATCCTTGAAGAGCTTGGTCGTCAGAATCTGGGCGAGGGCGGCGCTGGCTTGCAGGATCACGCCGCCTGGCGTCCCGGTCAGCACCAGATCGCCCGCAGACAGGTCCATCAGCGACGCAACGTCGTTGAGGCAGGTTTCCGGGCGAAAGACGAAGTCACGGGTATGGGCCGACTGCCGCAGTTCGTCGTTCAGCCACAGACGTATCTCGATCCTGTCGAGCAGGTCGGCTACCTCGTTTGGCTCGGGAACGACCAGCCAGGGACCGCAGGGGCAAAAGGTGCGGGCGCTCTTGCCGCGGAACCACTGAAGGAAGGCTTCGCCGAACATCACGTCGCGGGCCGACACGTCGTTGCACAAGACGAGTCCGCCGATGAAATCGCCGAGGGTCTCTCTGGTGACGTGATCGCCTGCTCTCAAGGGTCGTTTCAATACGAGCCCGAGTTCCACTTCGTAGTCGAGCATCTGAACTCCGTCAGGGCGGATCACGGGATCGAACGCCCCTGACAGCGAGGATGCGGCCTTCATGAAAAGCAGGTTTTTCTGGCGTGGCGCATGCCCTGATTCAATCGCGTGATCTGCGTAGTTCAGACCCTGGCAGATGATCTGCGCCGGCGCGGTGACGGGGCTCAGAATCTTTGCCGAGGTGATCGGGAGACGTTCGACGCCCGCGCGCGTCTTGAGTTCGGCGGGAGAAAGGCGAAGGATGTCGGAGGTCGAGACGAAGATGCCCTCGAGTGGTGCGATCTCGTCTCCGTCTACAATCCCCCACAAGGGGTCGCCGCCCGTCGTAAATCGGGTCAATCTAACTACCATTTTTCATTTCCTTTGGTTGGAAGGGCCACTTCGAAGGCGGTTCGAGCATCCGCTCAGAGCGCCTTTTGATCGGACAGGGTCAGGCGCGTTCGTCGCCCTTGAGGTCCCCGTATCGCGCGCGATAATTCTCGATCGTGTCCATGGCCCCACAGAATTCGACGTTGTGCCAGTCGGGATCGTAGAGGTAGCAGGCGACGTTGCCGCCTGTTTCGCCGTCTCCCAGGTGGGGCTCGCTGTTGTGGCGGACCGGACCGTAGTTCAACTGGAATCCGTCAGCCTGCCGCTGTTTGGCAAAGGCCATGACATCCTCCAGTTGGTTTCCTTCCACCTCGAGCGCAAAATGGAAGAAGCTCATGCCCGAAGGCACGGTAGCCCTGCCGGAGGGGTCGTGCTCCTCGACGAGCACGAGGCATTCCTCGTGGTCGGCCGCGCTCATGTAGCAGCAGCGAATGCGCCAGCCTTCCTTGAACGGGTGCCGTT contains these protein-coding regions:
- a CDS encoding glutathione S-transferase family protein, whose translation is MQLFHAPRSCSLGIRVLLEEIGVPHKVSAIDLSSGHQRDDASLAVNPKGKVPALLRDDGTVLTEFQAIALWLAWRFPEAGLLPDDPDAAARVTEVMEFIVGTIHMRGFALVIMPGKFVSSPAAQQELRANGLQVATDGLHHVSALLGETPWLSGTRPGVADAALFYVTQWAIALNVDLPAPLNAFYEEMLKRPSVLRATDRSSA
- a CDS encoding glyoxalase/bleomycin resistance/extradiol dioxygenase family protein: MHKQFAPRVFQLGYVALETPDVMRARDHYAETIGMSETATGHDGESYLSIGYEHHNIVLRQAMHKAMGHLGFQLNPGTELRQLVAELRAFGLGAQIKSDSQPGIRELVEVEPVPGTTLQLYTDIDAPAPGFKRTGVSPLRLGHVAVISPEGPKLKTFFMDFLGFWFTDTIAGISNFITCNREHHVVNLVSMPDQRVHHIAFQLKGNASHAMAGDLLAERGLPVKWGPTRHTAGHNIASYHYDPDQVLIELYTDMDVFIPELNMCEARPWHGHFPMAPREWKLTELAAWETEFAFSLAQA
- a CDS encoding OmpP1/FadL family transporter, which codes for MKTTKLLTGFFGCLFITPAMAGGFDILGQPNDVLFEPGRYAEFGLGLGGADVAGQITAAGPPFASGDTAPTLPFYNGAFKDDINEQFSGAVIVDNPYGRKLQYDRGPLSGLSGEVESIAITGLLRYKLTDRFSVFGGPRLQRLGGNTDISVFAGGLPAGFANVEFEDTWAVGYVVGGAFEIPEAHVRIAVTYNSAIDYDLDTSGAYVGTTNVKTPQSVNVDLQAPVSLSTLVFASVRWAEWSETTTSPPGYPLGSLTHFNDTTTYRLGVVQMFSENWAGFTALTYEPKTGISADAPIDATDGLWARHLARSTPGTR
- a CDS encoding fumarylacetoacetate hydrolase family protein encodes the protein MVVRLTRFTTGGDPLWGIVDGDEIAPLEGIFVSTSDILRLSPAELKTRAGVERLPITSAKILSPVTAPAQIICQGLNYADHAIESGHAPRQKNLLFMKAASSLSGAFDPVIRPDGVQMLDYEVELGLVLKRPLRAGDHVTRETLGDFIGGLVLCNDVSARDVMFGEAFLQWFRGKSARTFCPCGPWLVVPEPNEVADLLDRIEIRLWLNDELRQSAHTRDFVFRPETCLNDVASLMDLSAGDLVLTGTPGGVILQASAALAQILTTKLFKDSERKEAIAQEATAHARYLAPGDVMRAEMRTDDGTVDFGRQMLEVVDA
- a CDS encoding VOC family protein encodes the protein MSNAAFVPPNVLSPFKLRFAGLLKRKWFREIVLLWPTLTRRRFSNKTEDYGVFKPSLVAHMGQLSIYVRDIARSRAWYERVAGMVHARTCEPERHPFKEGWRIRCCYMSAADHEECLVLVEEHDPSGRATVPSGMSFFHFALEVEGNQLEDVMAFAKQRQADGFQLNYGPVRHNSEPHLGDGETGGNVACYLYDPDWHNVEFCGAMDTIENYRARYGDLKGDERA